A portion of the Hoylesella buccalis ATCC 35310 genome contains these proteins:
- a CDS encoding S9 family peptidase — protein MNKTWFSFLTLIALFVGGQKVMGQKLFTLEELNFGGKNYRKFVPENRYTTWWGDELIRTEASQCSVIDKKTGKERIMFTLEEINKYATSDRSSQVKNLFDVSFPYPRKPLVLLRNGANMSLYNWKTKKTAWCISTADQGEVAEWNAKSKATSYIEPKSQQLHIRTSDGNDTQLTTDGSREIVYGQSVHRDEFGIHKGMFWAPNGQKLAFYRMDQSMVADYPQVNIFGRIAKCEPDKYPMAGETSHKVTVMVYDLTTKKTVTLQAGDPTDRYFTNIAWSPDSKNIYMFELNRDQNDCRLASYDAQTGKKIAELYRETHDKYVEPQHPITFLPWDNNLFIMQSQRDGYNHLYLYQTNGKLVKQLTKGKWVVLDVIGFNAKDKSIVYTSTEKHALQTNTYTVNVKTGKRRLLDNGRGYHSPSLSPSGTFIVDKYSEPTVPRNIEIINTANGKRTQYFEAADPWKEYQVPTFTCGTIKAADGTTDLYYRMVKPANFDENKKYPLVLYVYGGPHAHNVDARWHYASRSWETYMAQKGYILLILDNRGSERRGRDFEQATFRQLGQIEMQDQMKGIEYVKTLPYVDANRIGVHGWSFGGFMTISLMTNYPETFKVGVAGGPVIDWKWYEVMYGERYMDTPQANPEGYAKTSLIPQAKNLKGKLQIIQGTNDKTVVPQHCLSFIAECIKQGTQPDFFVYPGEPHNMRGHQSVHLHERITQYFEDYLK, from the coding sequence ATGAATAAAACTTGGTTCAGTTTTCTTACCCTCATTGCCCTATTCGTAGGTGGCCAAAAGGTTATGGGACAGAAACTATTCACACTCGAAGAGTTAAACTTTGGAGGGAAAAACTATCGAAAGTTCGTCCCAGAAAATCGCTACACTACATGGTGGGGCGATGAACTGATTCGCACAGAAGCCAGCCAATGCAGCGTTATCGACAAGAAAACGGGCAAAGAGCGCATCATGTTCACGCTGGAAGAAATAAATAAATACGCAACAAGCGACAGATCCAGCCAGGTTAAAAACCTGTTTGACGTTTCGTTTCCTTACCCTCGCAAGCCACTGGTACTGCTGCGCAACGGGGCAAACATGAGCTTGTACAACTGGAAAACGAAAAAGACTGCATGGTGCATAAGCACTGCTGACCAGGGCGAGGTAGCCGAATGGAATGCCAAATCCAAGGCAACTTCGTATATAGAACCTAAAAGTCAGCAACTCCATATACGCACCTCTGATGGCAACGACACTCAGTTGACAACCGATGGAAGCAGGGAAATCGTGTATGGTCAAAGCGTACACCGTGACGAGTTTGGCATACACAAAGGTATGTTTTGGGCACCAAATGGACAGAAATTGGCATTCTATCGCATGGATCAGAGCATGGTGGCTGACTATCCGCAGGTAAACATCTTCGGCAGAATAGCAAAATGCGAGCCAGACAAATATCCTATGGCAGGCGAGACAAGTCACAAAGTAACGGTGATGGTGTATGACTTAACCACGAAAAAGACGGTTACTTTGCAAGCTGGTGACCCCACTGACCGATATTTTACTAACATTGCATGGAGTCCAGACAGCAAGAACATCTATATGTTTGAACTGAATAGAGACCAAAATGACTGTCGGTTGGCAAGCTACGATGCACAAACAGGCAAAAAGATCGCTGAACTTTACCGAGAGACGCACGATAAATATGTAGAGCCACAGCACCCTATTACATTCTTGCCTTGGGACAACAACCTCTTCATCATGCAAAGCCAACGTGATGGTTACAACCATTTGTACCTATACCAAACTAATGGTAAGTTGGTCAAGCAGCTTACCAAAGGCAAATGGGTGGTGTTGGACGTGATAGGATTCAATGCAAAAGACAAGTCGATTGTCTATACTTCTACCGAAAAGCATGCGCTGCAAACCAACACATACACCGTAAATGTCAAGACTGGAAAGCGTAGATTGTTGGACAACGGACGTGGCTATCACAGTCCGTCATTATCCCCTTCTGGTACATTTATCGTAGATAAGTACAGCGAACCCACCGTTCCACGCAACATAGAAATTATCAATACTGCCAACGGAAAGCGCACCCAGTACTTTGAAGCGGCTGACCCGTGGAAAGAATATCAGGTGCCAACCTTTACATGTGGCACCATCAAAGCTGCTGACGGCACGACCGACTTGTACTATCGCATGGTGAAACCAGCCAACTTTGATGAAAACAAGAAATATCCTTTAGTGCTTTATGTGTACGGAGGACCTCATGCACACAACGTAGATGCACGTTGGCATTACGCTTCTCGCAGTTGGGAAACCTACATGGCACAGAAGGGATACATCCTTCTCATACTCGATAACAGAGGAAGTGAGCGGCGAGGAAGGGATTTTGAACAAGCAACATTCCGCCAATTAGGTCAGATAGAGATGCAAGACCAAATGAAGGGCATTGAATATGTGAAGACTTTACCATACGTCGATGCCAACAGAATAGGCGTACATGGTTGGAGTTTCGGCGGTTTTATGACCATTTCGCTGATGACAAATTATCCCGAAACCTTCAAAGTGGGTGTTGCTGGCGGTCCTGTCATTGATTGGAAATGGTACGAAGTGATGTATGGAGAACGCTATATGGACACACCACAAGCCAATCCAGAGGGCTATGCCAAGACTTCCTTGATACCACAAGCCAAGAATTTGAAAGGCAAATTACAAATTATTCAAGGCACTAACGACAAAACGGTAGTGCCGCAACACTGCTTGTCGTTCATCGCTGAGTGTATCAAACAAGGCACTCAACCCGATTTCTTCGTCTATCCGGGTGAACCACACAACATGAGAGGACACCAAAGTGTTCACCTCCACGAACGCATTACACAGTACTTTGAAGATTATCTGAAATAA
- a CDS encoding THUMP domain-containing class I SAM-dependent RNA methyltransferase, whose protein sequence is MEFELIAKTFMGLEPVLAQELTQLGANNVQIGRRMVSFTGDQEMMYRANFQLHTAIRILKPIKHFKARSAEEVYDEIKTVDWSQYIEKGKTFSVDSVVYSEEFRNSRFVTYKVKDAIVDQFREKTGTRPNISVSNPDMRLHIHIADEDATLCLDSSGESLHRRGYRQESVEAPLNEVLAAGMILMTDWKGETDFIDPMCGSGTLLIEAALIARNMSPGIFRKEFAFEKWPDFDQELFDRIYNDESQESEFTHHIYGYDIDMKAVNTARLNVKAAGLTKDITIEQADFKNFKKPQEPSILITNPPYGERISTPNLLGTYKMIGERLKHEFMGNDAWILSYREECFEQIGLKPSIKIPVYNGSLECEFRKYAIFDGKMKEFRAEGGIIKTEEEKKEMAEKHRFKKNREFKKRLEENEENEIADIRSFKFHSLERVQERDERKKGGNRRNDRSYDSNDMPDYKGKKRFDKDGRGRSFGKRGGKERGRKNYQIDDYE, encoded by the coding sequence ATGGAATTTGAACTCATCGCCAAAACTTTCATGGGCTTGGAACCCGTTTTGGCACAAGAGCTGACCCAACTGGGTGCAAACAATGTACAAATAGGACGCAGAATGGTGTCATTTACTGGTGATCAGGAAATGATGTACCGCGCCAATTTCCAACTCCATACGGCCATTCGTATTCTAAAACCCATCAAGCACTTCAAGGCTCGCTCTGCTGAAGAGGTGTATGATGAAATCAAGACGGTGGACTGGAGCCAGTACATAGAAAAAGGTAAGACATTCTCCGTCGACTCGGTGGTTTATTCTGAAGAGTTCAGAAATTCCAGATTCGTGACCTACAAGGTGAAGGATGCCATCGTAGACCAATTCAGAGAAAAGACAGGAACACGTCCAAATATCTCGGTGAGCAATCCTGACATGCGCCTACACATACACATTGCCGACGAAGATGCAACGCTTTGTTTGGACTCGAGTGGAGAGTCGCTGCACCGAAGAGGCTACCGACAGGAATCTGTAGAAGCTCCTTTGAACGAGGTGTTGGCTGCCGGAATGATCTTGATGACAGACTGGAAAGGCGAAACCGACTTCATTGACCCGATGTGTGGCAGTGGTACGTTGTTGATAGAAGCGGCGCTGATTGCCCGAAACATGAGCCCTGGCATCTTTAGAAAGGAGTTTGCATTCGAGAAATGGCCCGACTTTGACCAGGAGTTGTTCGACCGTATCTATAATGACGAGTCGCAAGAGAGCGAGTTCACGCACCATATTTATGGATATGACATTGACATGAAAGCGGTGAACACGGCTCGACTGAATGTTAAAGCAGCGGGACTAACCAAAGATATCACGATAGAACAGGCTGATTTCAAGAACTTTAAGAAGCCTCAAGAACCCAGTATTCTCATTACCAATCCGCCATACGGCGAGCGTATCTCCACGCCTAACTTGCTCGGAACCTACAAGATGATTGGCGAACGACTGAAACATGAGTTCATGGGCAATGATGCTTGGATATTGAGTTATCGTGAAGAGTGTTTCGAACAGATTGGCTTGAAACCATCTATCAAGATACCAGTGTACAACGGAAGCCTTGAATGTGAGTTCAGAAAGTATGCTATCTTCGACGGAAAGATGAAGGAATTTCGTGCCGAAGGAGGCATCATCAAGACCGAAGAGGAAAAGAAAGAGATGGCTGAAAAGCATCGATTTAAGAAAAATCGCGAGTTCAAAAAACGCTTAGAAGAAAACGAAGAGAACGAAATTGCGGATATCCGCTCGTTCAAATTTCATTCCTTGGAACGAGTACAGGAAAGAGACGAGCGCAAAAAAGGCGGAAACCGCCGCAACGACCGCTCGTATGATAGTAACGATATGCCTGATTACAAAGGCAAGAAACGCTTTGACAAAGACGGACGTGGACGGTCATTTGGTAAACGAGGTGGTAAAGAACGTGGAAGAAAGAATTATCAAATAGACGATTATGAATAA